The genomic interval CCGCACTGGTGCTGACTCCGCATCTCGATGACGACGGCACCCTCACCGACTTCCGCATTCACCACGTCAATACCTGCTTCGTCGACCTGGCGGGACGTCCCAGTGGGCTGGTGCACGGTTCCCTGCTGCTCGAGATGTATCCGATGGCCGCCACCGAGGGCCAGTTGTTCGAGCTGACCGAGCATGTCTTCGCCACCGGCGAGACCTACCGCGCCGACCGGGTCGCGCTGACCGAACTGGTCGACCAGATTCCGCTGACCGTCGCGGCCGCGCTCAGTATCAGCCGCCACGGCGACGCCGTCCTCATGGTGTGGCGGATCGAGGACGAGACGGCGCGGTTGGCGTCGCTGTTGCAGCATGCCCAGCGCCTGGGCCGGGTCGGCGGGTTCGAGGAGAACGCGGCTACCAGCGAAATAACTTGGAGTGAACAGCTTTTCGGGCTCTACGGCCTGCCGCCGTCCGGCGAACCGATCCCGCTGTCCGAGCTGCCGGCGCACGTGCACGCAGCGGACGCCGACACCGCGCGGCGATTCCTGCGGACCTTGCTGCGCTATCGCCGACCGGCGTCCACGGCGTGCCGCCTGATCCGGTCGGACGGTGTGACCCGTCATATCCGGATCATCGCCGAACCGGTGCTGGACGCGGCGGGACACCTGCTGGCGATTCGCGGTGCCTACCAAGATGTCTCGTCGCAGCACTGGACCGAGATCGCGCTGTCGGCCACCCGTGACCGGCTGACGCACACGGAGGTACACGCCGCCGAGCAGAGTCGCCTGGCGCGGCAGCTTCAGCAGGCGATCATGCCGGACGCGCAACCGGCCACCGACGCCTTCGGTTTGCGGATCGCGGTGCGCTACCGGCCGACCGAGCAGGACCATCTCGTCGGCGGCGACTGGTACGACACGCTCGTTTTGCCCTCCAAAGAGATCCTGGTGTCGGTCGGCGACATCACCGGCCACGGCATCGCGGCCGCGACCGGAATGGTCGTGCTGCGCAACGCTCTTCGCGGTCTCGCCGCCACCGGCGCCGGACCGGGCCAGATGATGTCCTGGTTGAACCAGGTGGCCCACCATCTGACCGACAGCATCTTCGCCACCGCGATCTGCGGCCTGTACGACCCGCACACCCGGATTCTGCGCTGGGCCAGGGCGGGGCATCTGCCGCCGGTGCTGATCCGTGCCGGCCGGGCCACGCCGCTTCCCGAGCTCAAGGGCGTGATCCTCGGCGCATTGTCGGAGACCACGTATGAGGAGGGTGAGCTGCGACTCGAAACCGACGACACGTTGCTGCTCTACACCGACGGTCTGATCGAACGTCGCGACCGCGAGCTCGATGACTGCATACAGCGACTGCTCACGCTATCGGCCGAATTCACCGGAACCCTGGACGAGCGTCTGGACCAATTGCTCGACGGCAGTGACGCCGATACCGACGACGACACCTGCGTGGTCGGTATCGAAGTCGGCTCCGGCCAAGGGTTTTCGTCACCGCGCTGATGTTCCGCCGATAGCCGCTGACTGTCCCCGGGACCTGCCGAGAGCACCGCGAATAATTCGGTGGCGGAGAGCGGCCGGCCGTTGCTACGGTGCCCGGGTGCGGACGACGCGCATCCGATTCGACTGGCGGAAGGACTGATTTATGCCCCGGCCCGCGCCGAGAGCGCCTCAGAGTGCGTACTCGGCTTGCCTTTCCGCCAGCCGCACGCACTGACCGGCTTTCCGCGTCGTCGAGGCGCGCTCGGCCTACTCCTGCCGTTTGCATATCAGCTTTCTGCCAAGGAGTGATCCGGGTTGCCCCATCAAATTTCCGCCCAGAACGAACCCAGTCCGGCCGTAAAGACCGGCACCTTCACCTGTATCCGCTGCGGGCTCACCGTTTCCGTGCTCGCGCCCGGCAACAGCCGGCGCAATCACTGTCCGAGCTGCCTGCACTCGTGTCACACCGTCGACCATGTCGAGGGTGGCGTATCCGAGTGCCACGGACGCATGGCTCCGCTGTCGATCGCGGTGCGCCGCGGCGGTGACTGGGCCATCGTGCATCGGTGTGCGCGCTGCTACGAGCTGGCATTGCATGCGGTCAGCGAGGATGACAATCAGCTGATCCTCATGCGCCTGGCAGTGCGCCCGCTCGCGGAGCCGCCGTTCCCGCTCGAAGTCTTCGGCGACCTCTAGGCGGTCGCGATGCCTCGAAGGAACAAGACGGTCTCCGCTCGACCGCAACGCGGCAAAACCGTATTGCACGGTCTCGGTGGGGAATCCGGTGCGAGCTTCCGGTGTATCGGCTGTCGTCTGGATGTGCCGATCGCCGTACCGGGTACTTCGCACCGAAATCACTGTCCACACTGTTTGACCAGCCGCCATGTCGATGGCCGCATCCCCGGCGACCGCGCGAACAGCTGCCGCGGCCGTATGCTCGCGGTCAGTTCGACCGTGCGCGACAACGGGGAATGGGCACTGGTCCACCAGTGCCTGGAGTGCGGGACATTGAAACTGAATCGCATTGCCGCGGACGACAATGCGCTGGCGCTGCTGCGAATCGCACTGCGTCCCTTGGCGGATCCACGTATCGGCCGCCGGGCGCTGTTCGCACTGTGACCGCCGGTCCCCACCACCGTGTGTGGTGGGGACCGGAATTCGCGGGCGAATGCCGCCGGTGTCTACGCCGTGCCCTTTTCCCGTAAAACACCTGCCGCGCACGCGGTGACAGCACACAGGGCCACCGGCAGCAGGAACGTGATATTCAGTGGCATGAAGTGCGTCATCGGACCGATCACTGCGGGACCGGCCAGCACTCCGAGATAGCCGATCCCCGCGACCCGCGCGACGTTGCTCCCGGCGGCGGTCTGATCGGCATGCCCTGCGGCGCTGAACAATTGGGGCACGCACCCCGACAGCCCGATTCCGGCGATCGTCCAGCCGATCAGCGCCACCGGGATCCACGGCGACATCGCCGCGATCGCCAGCCCGATGGCCGCTATCGCGGCGCCGTAGCGCAGGATCGCGATCGCGCCGAATCGGGCGGACATGCCATCCGCGAGGAATCGTCCGACGGTCATCGCCGTCGCGAACGCACCATAGGCGAAGGCGGCGGTGGCCGCGGAGGCACCGAGGATGTCGCGTAAATGCAGCGCACTCCAATCGTTGGCCACCCCTTCACACAGCATGAGCATCAGTGCGAGCGCCGCCATGATCCAGATGCGGCGCGGTGTTCGCGTCGGCTCGGCGGCCGTGTCGGTGCCGGGCGACGGCGCACGCTCCGGCCGCAGCAACAAGGTGCGGCACGCCACGGACACGGCTATCCCGGCAGCTGCCGCGGACCCCAGCGTGAGCGCCGCATTCCAGCCCAGGCTGAGCGTCGCCGCGCCGACCAGAGCGGCCAGGACGCCGCCGATGGAAAAGGTCGCATGGAACGCTGACATGACCGGACGCCCGTAGCCCCGTTCCACCTGCACGGCGTGCACGTTCATGCTGACGTCCATGGCGCCGTTGCCGCAGCCGACCAGCAGTAGCGCCGCACCCAAAGTCCAAGCGTCGGTGGCGATTCCGGGTAGAACCAAAGCAACGCTGAACAACGCCGCGCTGACCGGGACCACCGTTCGCGCCCCGAAGCGATCGGTCAGCGGACCGACGACCTGCATTCCCGCGAAGGCGCCCGCGCCGAGCAACAGCAGTAGCCACCCGAGTACTGCGTGGCTGACCTCCGTACGGTGCGCGATCGCTGGAATGTGCACGATCCACATACCCAACAGGAAACCGTTGAGTCCGAAGTAGACGAAGGTGGCCAGACGTCCCGCCCGCAGGGTGTCAAGAGGTTTGCGATACGTGGTTTGGTGCATGTTACGAACATAACTAACACTGTCGATGTTAGAAAGCCTATGAATAGAACAGAGAATCTGTTAGTTTTGCGGCATGGCGGGTTCTGACAGATTGCGGCAGATCACCGAAGCCGTCCGCGAAGCGGGCCGGCTGGGCATCGCGGAACTGGCGGAAATCACCGGCGCTTCGGAAATGACCGTCCGGCGCGACCTCGAGGCGCTGGCCGAACAGGGTGTCCTCGAACGCTATCGCGGGGGAGCCCGCAGCCTCCTGCTGCGCGGCGAGGAACCACCCTTCGGCCTGCGGCTGCGCGAAGGCGTGGAGGCCAAACGCCGGATCGCCGCCGAAGTCGCCGCATTCATCTCCGACGGCGAGTCCGTCGTCCTCGACAGCGGCACCACCTGCCTGGAAGTAGCCCGCGCCCTCACCCACCGCCGGCTCACCGTCATGCCACTCTCGCTACACGCCGTCAACGCCCTCACCGGCGCCCCCCACCTGACACTGCTGGTCCCCGGCGGTCAACCGCGCCCCGTCGAACTGGCCCTGACCGGCCCCCTAACCGAATCCTCCCTAGCCGCACTACGTTTCGACACCGCGGTGCTCGGCTGCTGCGGTCTCTCCGAAACCGGTCTCACCGCCTACGACTTAGGCGACGCCGCGATCAAACGCGCAGCCATAGCTTCATCCCGCCGCGTCATCGCCGCCGCCGAGGGCGCGAAGCTCACCCGAACCGCCTTGGCCTTTGTCGCCCCCGCCGCCGCCCTGCACGCTGTCATCACGGATGAGACCGCGCCGGAGGATGCGAGGCAAGCGCTCGCCGCGGCGGGCGTGAGTGTACGAACGGTCTGACTCGCGAGGCGAGGAGGAGCGTCGCCTCGCAGAGGAGACGGCACATCCCTGTTTATGAATATGCGCATCTATTGATTCAGACGGGCTAGCTGCCTTTGACAAACGAACCGGTGGGATCTTGGCCCGGTTCCGAATAGCTGATGAGAGGCCGAGGCTCCGGCAGGAGATTGAAACGGCACTATCCTCCGCGAAACCAGTGTCAGGGGCGTTCGGTCCAGCTGCCCACGAAGTGCCCCACCTCATAGGGCTCCGGCATCAGAAGCAAATCCGCCTGCAATCGTGCTCCCTCGGCGGCTCCCGCCAGCACCTGCCATGCCGCCCGGCCGGTGGCATCACCCCGTAGCGCCGTGCCTCCCACCAGCACCAGCATTGCGACCCGCTCGGCCCGAGTGGCCAAATCCCGGCCCAGGGTCGCGCATTCCTGCGGGGTGGCATCGAAGCAGACAGCCTGATACTCGACATCGGCCGTCAGCATTCCAGGAGGGCGGCCGAAATGTAGAAGCCATTCGCCGACCGAGAGCGACAGTGGCAGGGGCTCCGGATCGGTGTGGGTTTGCCCCCATCCGGACTGCCAGTCGATGCCGTGCACCCGAAGGCTTGGATAGGCGGCGGCGGGGTCGAAGGTCCGCGTCGTCTCGTCCCCGCCGACGAGCACCAGCAGTTGCGCTGCCTTCTCGTCGACGGGACGAGCGCCGAAACCCGTGCGGCAGGCGTACCCGTTCTCGTTCACGCCCAGCTGTGGAAGTTGTAGTCGCTGAATCGATTCCACGCACGCATCGCGAAGTCGATCCCATCGTGAACAGTCGTCACCCGCGACTTCGGGTATCAATCCTGGCGGATGCGGACATACGGCAGCGGAGATCAGCGTCACGTATTCTCCGGCTTCCCGCCAGTGTCGAAACCTGGTGCCGGATTGTTGGTGAATCCACCGATCTGCTCGCAGTGCCCATCTGTAGTCGTGGCCCACACCTCTGTATCGGCGGGGCGCCAGATGGCCAGCGTGTCGGGATAGTGTGTCAGTTCGGCCAGCATGGAGTCCGGTCCGCGAAACATCAGCACAACCTTGATTGCGGCCGGAAACTCGTAGGTCATCCCTTCGGGCTCCACGATGATCGAGTATCGATGGCTGTCAGGTGACGCTGTGACCGCCAGTTGGAACTCCATCGGCCAATCATGCCGGACGGACCAATTTTTCGGCCGGTTGTCGTCGAGCCGGTGGTCCAGGCAGGCTCTTAAGAACATCAGTGAATCGGCCACCGCGGGATCGCTCAGGTTCTCGATCACTACACGCCGCAACGGTGTGCGGTGGTCTTCGACTACTTCGCCTTTGTCGCGCCCGCCTTCCGGGCGTAATCGAGGAGCCCGGCGCTGAGAACGCAGGCACGGCTCGATTGCATAGGGGTTCAAGGGTTTTGGTGTGGGCGAGTTACCGCGCCGCCGCAACCGGTATCTGCGGCGGGGCGTCATCCGAGTCGCGGGCCGCGGCGCGTAAGGCGAGCAGGATTATCAGGGCGAAGGCGAGGAGTGCTGTGCCGGTGCGTAGGTAGTGGAAGTTGTCCCATCGGGTGAGGATTTCGGCGTAGTCGGTGGGTGCGCCTGCGGTGACCCATCTGTTGATTTGGTGGTTGATCGGGACGTTTCCGAAGCGGGTGATCACGAAAGTTGCCGCGACCAAGGCGCCGGACAGGGTGGCGAGTAGGCGAGGGCGTCCCGTGGTTACGGCGGCGAGGGCTGCGCAGGCCAGTGCGGCGAGGGCCATGGTGAGTTGCATGCTGATGCTGTTGTTCCGCATCAGTTCGGTGTGGAACTCGAGCCGCATCTGTAATGGGACGCGACGGAAGGTGGGGGCGAGGTTGGCTGCGCCGTAACCGAAGGCGCCGGCGAGTAGGCCGGTGGTGAGCAGGGCGAGGGCATGGGTGAGTCGGACGCGATTCATGGGGACTCCAGCGATAGAATTCTTACAGTGCTGTAAAGGCTAGGGCCGTCGCGTAATTTTGACAAGGATGTAAGAGTTGACCGGAGACCGGGAACCGAAGCGGCGAGCCGACGCCGAGCGCAGCAGGGCACTCATTCTGGAGGCGGCCGCTCGGTTGCTCTCCGAGCAACCTGGGGCGGGGATGGCCACGATCGCGGAAGCAGCCGGGCTGACGCGCCAGACGGTGTACGCCCATTTCGCGTCCCGCGACGAATTGCTCACCGCCACTGTCGATCACATCACCGCCCAGGCCAAAGCGGCGTTCGACGCCGCCGACCTCGATGTCGGGCCGGCCACCGACGCCCTGTTGCGGCTGCTCGATATCGGCTGGCGGTTCTTCCGGAAATCGCCGATTCTGCACCACGTCGGAGCCTTCGCGGGGCCGGGTGTCCGCAGCCGCGCCGTTCCACTGAACGCTCGCTTGCTGGCCCTGATCCGGCGTGGCCAGGAAGGGGGCGAATTCGACGCCACTGCTTCCCCGCAATGGCTGGTCGCCGCCATCATCGCGCTCGGAAATACGGCCGGTGACGAGGTGCGCGCCAACCGTATGACCGTCGCTGAAGCCCAGAAGGTATTGCGTCATAGCGCGTTACGGCTGCTGTGTAGCCGACCGGAACCCGGTTTCGAACGGCACTGACGGCCGGTGCCTCTTCATGCCGTCGCAAATGGCTGAAGTCCGTGGCGAATCCGATGCGACCGGTGCGGGACGGCGTCGTCACTTCCACGGACGGCGACCGAAAGTGATGCCTAAGTGATGCAATCGGCAAACCGTTGCATGGGGGAGACGTAGGACGCTGCGGTTGCGCGGACGGCGTTCATTCGGGGCGATGCCCTATGGCTCAATTGTCGGACGGTCCGGCGCGGCGTCCTGCTAGAAGTCCACGGCGCTGAACTCAGCCGCCCGTGCCGGTGGAGCGCCTACATACCTCGGCGGGCCTGGCTCAGAACCGATGGCTTCGGCGATCCCGCCGTCCCACTTGCACAGCCTGTCCGACGCGGTTGATCGGCCGAGTCGCCCTTAGGTGCATCGTTTTTGCATCGTTTGCGTTAGGATAATTTCCGAGGAACTGGGACGTACACGGCCGTGGCTCCCGCTCGCGGTCGGCAGCAGCCACTACGATTCGCAGCGAGTCGCGGGTGCAGGTCTGCGTTGACGCAGTCGCGCACTTCGGTGGGATCGCGTTGTGTCAGGTGCCGGACGTAGCAGCAACGACCAGCGAAGGAAACGCGGCATTGGGTCGATATCTGGTGGCAGCCACTCCGATACCCGGACATGTGTCCCCGCTGCCGGCTGAACTCGGTGCGGACCGATCCATGGCCATCGATCCGTCCTCGGGAAGGGGATAATTCCTGTGAGCACTGTCGCCTTCGATTCAGCGCGGGTGCCTTTCGGCTCGCCGGCGCCGGGCTTGGACGCGGGTTTCGAGCACTGGCATCGTGCGACCCGTTCGCGAGTGCGCGACGAGCTGACGGAATTCCTGCGGCGGGTGCGGGTGGACGAACTGCGCGCCGCCGGCGTGGACGAGGTGCTCGCCCAGTACGCCGTCGGTGGCAAATGCCTGCGTTCGACCTTCATGTATCTGGGCTGGCTGTGCGTCCGGGACCCTGATCCCGTCGCTTTGCGCGCCGCGGCCAGTCTGGAGTTGCTGCACGCTTTCGCGCTGTTGCAGGACGACGTGATGGACGACGCGGTGCTGCGCCGCGGTGCCGACGCGGCCCACGTTCGACTATCGGCGTGGCATCAGGGTCGTCCGGAGGCCGCGGCGGGATTCGGGGCGTCGGCGGCGACCCTGGTCGGTGACATGTGCCTGGTGTGGGCCGAACAGATGCTCCGGGAGAGCGGAGTCGGTGACCACGCGTTGTCGCGGCTGTGGCCGCGATACGACGCCATGCGGATCGAATTGGCGGTCGGGCAGTTCGCGGACCTGGCCAACGACGCCCGCGAAAGTCCGGCGTTGACCACGGTTCTCGATATCGCCCGCGCGAAATCGGGCAACTACACCGTCCGGCGGCCGCTGGAACTCGGTGCGGCCCTGGCCGGTGGAACCGAGCCGATCCTGGGCACCCTCGGCCACTACGGAACGCTCATCGGCGAGGCTTTTCAACTGCGTGATGATCTGCTCGGCATCTTCGGAGCCGCCGGTCGCACCGGCAAGACCGAGGACAGCGATCTGGGGCAGCGCAAGGCCACCAGTGTGGTGGTCGCCGCCCTCGAGATGGCGGAAAGCGCTGTGCGAGAAGAACTATCGAGTCTATTGGCGCGACCCGACCTCGACGTGGACGCGATCGCCCGCTGCCGGGCGCTGATCGAGATCTCCGGTGCCCCAGGGCATATCGAGGCGATGATCGCCGACCGGGTCGCCGACGCCCGGCTCGCCTTGCGCGACAGCGTGCTGGACGACGGTCCGCGGCTGGCACTGGAGCACATGGCGTCGCTGTGCACCGCACGGAATGTGTGAGGAGAGGACGAGGATGCGCACGGTCAAAGGACGCGGCGACCATATCGTGGTCGTGGGAGCAGGCCTGGCGGGGTTGTCCGCCGCACTCCATCTGGCCGGGCGCGGGCGGCAGGTGACCGTTGTCGAACGCGAATCGGTGCCGGGCGGACGAATGGGCCGACTGGACCTGAACGGCTACCGTATCGACACCGGCCCAACGGTTTTGACCATGCCCGAACTGCTGGACGAACTCTTCGACGCGGTCGGGGAGCGAACCCGTGACCGTCTGGACCTGGACCCGGTGGACCCGGCCTACCGGGCGCACTACGCGGACGGCCGAACCTTCGATGTGCACAGCGACGAGAATCGGATGATCGACTCGATCACCGAGTTCGCCGGTCCCGCCCAAGCCGCGGGGTATCGGGCGCTGCGGTCCTGGCTCACCCGGTTGTACACCGCCGAGTTCGACCGGTTCGTCGCCGCGAACTTCGATTCACCGCTGTCGATGTCGATCCCGGCGCTGGCGCGATTGACCGCGCTGGGCGGATTCCGCGGCTGGGACCGCAAGGTGGGACAGTTCATCACCGACCCGGATCTGCGGCGGGTGTTCACCTTTCAATCGCTCTACGCCGGAGTCGCGCCCGAGCGGGCGTTGGCCGCCTACGCGGTGATCGCCTATATGGACACCGTGGCCGGAGTGTACTTCCCGCGCGGAGGCATGCGGGCCGTGCCGGATGCGCTCGCGGCCGCGGCCGAAGCCGCGGGAGTGCGCTTCCACTATCGGACCTCGGTGACCGAACTCGAGCGTGTGGCCGGAAAAGTGCTCGCAGTGCGCACCGAGGAGGGCGAACGGATCGAGTGCGACGCCTTGGTGCTGACCACCGAACGACACCGGGCCCACCAGCTGCTCGCCCACCGCTCGCGTCGTCCGATCGCCGTGCGGCCGGCACCCTCGGCGGTGGTGCTGCACGTCGCCTGTGCCCGGGACCGGCGAATACCGCACCACAGCCTGCTGTTCGGCGCGGCGTGGAACGACAGCTTCCGCGAAATCATCGACGAGGGACGAGTCATGACCGATCCGTCGATCCTGGTGACCAAGCCGACAGCGGGTGACGGCGAACTCGCCCCCGACGGTCGTGACCTGCTGTACATCCTGGCCCCCGCCCCGAATCTCGGGCGCGGTGGAATCGATTGGGAGCGAACGGGTGAGGGATACGCGCAGGAGATTCTTGAGCTCGCCGGACACCGTCTCGGCACCGCCCGTCCGCGCGACACCGAGTTGCTGCGCGTGGTCACGCCCGCGGACTGGGCGCGCCAGGACATGCTGGCGGGCAGTCCATTCGCCCTGGCGCACACCTTCGCGCAAACCGGTCCATTCCGGCCC from Nocardia goodfellowii carries:
- a CDS encoding MFS transporter codes for the protein MHQTTYRKPLDTLRAGRLATFVYFGLNGFLLGMWIVHIPAIAHRTEVSHAVLGWLLLLLGAGAFAGMQVVGPLTDRFGARTVVPVSAALFSVALVLPGIATDAWTLGAALLLVGCGNGAMDVSMNVHAVQVERGYGRPVMSAFHATFSIGGVLAALVGAATLSLGWNAALTLGSAAAAGIAVSVACRTLLLRPERAPSPGTDTAAEPTRTPRRIWIMAALALMLMLCEGVANDWSALHLRDILGASAATAAFAYGAFATAMTVGRFLADGMSARFGAIAILRYGAAIAAIGLAIAAMSPWIPVALIGWTIAGIGLSGCVPQLFSAAGHADQTAAGSNVARVAGIGYLGVLAGPAVIGPMTHFMPLNITFLLPVALCAVTACAAGVLREKGTA
- a CDS encoding RNHCP domain-containing protein, with protein sequence MPRRNKTVSARPQRGKTVLHGLGGESGASFRCIGCRLDVPIAVPGTSHRNHCPHCLTSRHVDGRIPGDRANSCRGRMLAVSSTVRDNGEWALVHQCLECGTLKLNRIAADDNALALLRIALRPLADPRIGRRALFAL
- a CDS encoding TetR/AcrR family transcriptional regulator translates to MTGDREPKRRADAERSRALILEAAARLLSEQPGAGMATIAEAAGLTRQTVYAHFASRDELLTATVDHITAQAKAAFDAADLDVGPATDALLRLLDIGWRFFRKSPILHHVGAFAGPGVRSRAVPLNARLLALIRRGQEGGEFDATASPQWLVAAIIALGNTAGDEVRANRMTVAEAQKVLRHSALRLLCSRPEPGFERH
- a CDS encoding SpoIIE family protein phosphatase, producing the protein MIEPNSDDAALEPASGPSAPPAVTRLAATVERLRNQVQQAQATADGRALLEMAKGVLVERLRCGPAEAAAQLDTLSAQSGVTALELAAELVNQAAQDKIGAAVGEFLLGTATPAESATAVRLRTAESGLLAAGDTQRVAEALLEHAAAPLGATAVAIWSAGTDSSLTLVGFAGIAAPEAERWRYVPPGVATPARQVLMRREALWIEDMSGSGLPSIGDRHGGRAALPVAAGGKLLGVLEISWPRPIAPQPPQIHRQLEALAELCAHTLESDLTAVRAAERHAAAELVRLADGLFDPALVLTPHLDDDGTLTDFRIHHVNTCFVDLAGRPSGLVHGSLLLEMYPMAATEGQLFELTEHVFATGETYRADRVALTELVDQIPLTVAAALSISRHGDAVLMVWRIEDETARLASLLQHAQRLGRVGGFEENAATSEITWSEQLFGLYGLPPSGEPIPLSELPAHVHAADADTARRFLRTLLRYRRPASTACRLIRSDGVTRHIRIIAEPVLDAAGHLLAIRGAYQDVSSQHWTEIALSATRDRLTHTEVHAAEQSRLARQLQQAIMPDAQPATDAFGLRIAVRYRPTEQDHLVGGDWYDTLVLPSKEILVSVGDITGHGIAAATGMVVLRNALRGLAATGAGPGQMMSWLNQVAHHLTDSIFATAICGLYDPHTRILRWARAGHLPPVLIRAGRATPLPELKGVILGALSETTYEEGELRLETDDTLLLYTDGLIERRDRELDDCIQRLLTLSAEFTGTLDERLDQLLDGSDADTDDDTCVVGIEVGSGQGFSSPR
- a CDS encoding DeoR/GlpR family DNA-binding transcription regulator, whose product is MAGSDRLRQITEAVREAGRLGIAELAEITGASEMTVRRDLEALAEQGVLERYRGGARSLLLRGEEPPFGLRLREGVEAKRRIAAEVAAFISDGESVVLDSGTTCLEVARALTHRRLTVMPLSLHAVNALTGAPHLTLLVPGGQPRPVELALTGPLTESSLAALRFDTAVLGCCGLSETGLTAYDLGDAAIKRAAIASSRRVIAAAEGAKLTRTALAFVAPAAALHAVITDETAPEDARQALAAAGVSVRTV
- a CDS encoding DUF1772 domain-containing protein, which codes for MNRVRLTHALALLTTGLLAGAFGYGAANLAPTFRRVPLQMRLEFHTELMRNNSISMQLTMALAALACAALAAVTTGRPRLLATLSGALVAATFVITRFGNVPINHQINRWVTAGAPTDYAEILTRWDNFHYLRTGTALLAFALIILLALRAAARDSDDAPPQIPVAAAR
- a CDS encoding RNHCP domain-containing protein, with translation MPHQISAQNEPSPAVKTGTFTCIRCGLTVSVLAPGNSRRNHCPSCLHSCHTVDHVEGGVSECHGRMAPLSIAVRRGGDWAIVHRCARCYELALHAVSEDDNQLILMRLAVRPLAEPPFPLEVFGDL
- a CDS encoding polyprenyl synthetase family protein; translated protein: MSTVAFDSARVPFGSPAPGLDAGFEHWHRATRSRVRDELTEFLRRVRVDELRAAGVDEVLAQYAVGGKCLRSTFMYLGWLCVRDPDPVALRAAASLELLHAFALLQDDVMDDAVLRRGADAAHVRLSAWHQGRPEAAAGFGASAATLVGDMCLVWAEQMLRESGVGDHALSRLWPRYDAMRIELAVGQFADLANDARESPALTTVLDIARAKSGNYTVRRPLELGAALAGGTEPILGTLGHYGTLIGEAFQLRDDLLGIFGAAGRTGKTEDSDLGQRKATSVVVAALEMAESAVREELSSLLARPDLDVDAIARCRALIEISGAPGHIEAMIADRVADARLALRDSVLDDGPRLALEHMASLCTARNV
- the crtI gene encoding phytoene desaturase family protein — its product is MRTVKGRGDHIVVVGAGLAGLSAALHLAGRGRQVTVVERESVPGGRMGRLDLNGYRIDTGPTVLTMPELLDELFDAVGERTRDRLDLDPVDPAYRAHYADGRTFDVHSDENRMIDSITEFAGPAQAAGYRALRSWLTRLYTAEFDRFVAANFDSPLSMSIPALARLTALGGFRGWDRKVGQFITDPDLRRVFTFQSLYAGVAPERALAAYAVIAYMDTVAGVYFPRGGMRAVPDALAAAAEAAGVRFHYRTSVTELERVAGKVLAVRTEEGERIECDALVLTTERHRAHQLLAHRSRRPIAVRPAPSAVVLHVACARDRRIPHHSLLFGAAWNDSFREIIDEGRVMTDPSILVTKPTAGDGELAPDGRDLLYILAPAPNLGRGGIDWERTGEGYAQEILELAGHRLGTARPRDTELLRVVTPADWARQDMLAGSPFALAHTFAQTGPFRPANMIRGIDNVVLAGGSTLPGVGIPPVLISGRLAADRITGPPGRGHRATAVAVASRADRQAT